A part of Magnetospirillum sp. ME-1 genomic DNA contains:
- the secB gene encoding protein-export chaperone SecB, whose translation MTDAQTPSEDLPQLQVNMQYIKDLSFEIPGAPHSFIEMQGKNPEIPIHVDVNVANVGNNAYEVVLHLKVEALLDGKALFILELAYAGVFTLNLPEEQIHPVLLIECPRLLFPFARNIVADMTRDGGLPPLLLQPLDFVQLYRARVEEMNAQQAAGQA comes from the coding sequence ATGACCGACGCCCAGACGCCGTCCGAGGATCTGCCCCAGCTGCAGGTCAACATGCAGTATATCAAGGACCTGTCCTTCGAGATTCCCGGCGCCCCCCACTCGTTCATCGAGATGCAGGGCAAGAACCCCGAGATTCCGATCCATGTGGACGTCAACGTCGCCAATGTGGGCAACAACGCCTACGAAGTGGTGCTGCACCTCAAGGTCGAGGCCCTGCTGGACGGCAAGGCGCTGTTCATCCTGGAACTGGCCTATGCCGGCGTGTTCACCCTGAACCTGCCGGAAGAGCAGATTCACCCGGTGCTGCTGATCGAATGCCCGCGCCTGCTGTTCCCCTTCGCCCGCAACATCGTGGCCGACATGACCCGCGACGGCGGCCTGCCGCCGCTGCTGCTGCAGCCGCTGGATTTCGTCCAGCTCTACCGCGCCCGCGTGGAGGAGATGAACGCCCAGCAGGCCGCCGGTCAGGCCTGA
- a CDS encoding Tim44/TimA family putative adaptor protein, whose protein sequence is MNDGYHLLDIVFFAMVAAFLVLRLRSVLGKRTGAERPPEQWAPPDSAADNVVDLQSVRRSASEPPAESPLGQGLAAIRAADRGFDLDVFLGGAKAAFEMIVIAFAHGDKATLQPLLAPDVYRHFSDAIDARRQHGETLQTELVGIRSAELVEAGMDGRFAALTIRFVSEQVNALRDAKGEVVEGNPERVIDVVDQWTFRRDTRSTDPNWALAATHTPEP, encoded by the coding sequence ATGAACGACGGCTATCATCTTCTCGACATCGTATTTTTCGCCATGGTCGCCGCCTTCCTGGTGCTGCGCCTGCGTAGCGTGCTGGGCAAGCGCACCGGCGCCGAGCGTCCGCCCGAACAGTGGGCGCCGCCGGATTCCGCCGCCGATAACGTGGTGGATCTGCAAAGCGTCCGCCGCTCGGCGTCCGAGCCGCCGGCCGAATCGCCGCTGGGCCAGGGTCTGGCCGCCATCCGCGCCGCCGACCGCGGCTTCGACCTGGATGTGTTCTTAGGCGGCGCCAAGGCGGCGTTCGAGATGATCGTCATCGCCTTCGCCCATGGGGACAAGGCGACGCTGCAGCCGCTGCTGGCTCCCGACGTCTACCGCCATTTCAGCGACGCCATCGACGCCCGGCGCCAGCACGGCGAGACGCTGCAGACCGAACTGGTGGGCATCCGCTCCGCCGAACTGGTGGAAGCGGGCATGGACGGCCGCTTCGCCGCCCTGACCATCCGTTTCGTCAGCGAACAGGTCAACGCGCTGCGCGACGCCAAGGGCGAGGTGGTGGAAGGCAATCCCGAGCGGGTCATCGACGTGGTCGACCAGTGGACCTTCCGCCGCGATACCCGCTCCACCGATCCCAACTGGGCCCTGGCCGCCACCCATACTCCCGAGCCATGA
- the coaE gene encoding dephospho-CoA kinase (Dephospho-CoA kinase (CoaE) performs the final step in coenzyme A biosynthesis.): MKILGLTGSIGMGKSTAAAMLRRLGVPVHDADATVHALFAPGGKAVAAVSAAFPGVLRADGAVDRAALGARVFGDDVALKRLEAIVHPLVRAAEREFLARHRRHGTPLVVLDIPLLFETHGEARCDLVAVVSAPAFLQAARVLARPGMTRARLDAVLAKQMPDEQKRRRADVVIPTGLGKGPAWKRLKALVQEMRGIAPNGSGR; the protein is encoded by the coding sequence ATGAAGATTCTGGGTCTCACCGGCTCCATCGGCATGGGCAAGAGCACCGCGGCCGCCATGCTGCGCCGCCTGGGCGTGCCGGTCCACGACGCCGATGCCACCGTGCATGCGCTGTTCGCTCCGGGCGGCAAGGCGGTGGCGGCGGTGAGTGCCGCCTTTCCCGGCGTGCTGCGAGCGGACGGTGCGGTGGACCGGGCGGCGCTGGGTGCCCGGGTGTTCGGCGACGACGTGGCGCTGAAGCGGCTGGAAGCCATAGTTCATCCCCTGGTCCGCGCCGCCGAGCGCGAGTTCCTGGCCCGGCATCGCCGTCATGGCACGCCACTGGTGGTTCTGGACATCCCGCTGCTGTTCGAAACCCATGGCGAGGCGCGTTGCGACCTGGTGGCGGTGGTCAGCGCGCCGGCCTTCCTCCAGGCCGCCCGCGTGCTGGCCCGGCCGGGCATGACGCGGGCCCGTCTCGACGCGGTGCTTGCCAAGCAGATGCCCGATGAGCAAAAACGCCGCAGGGCCGACGTGGTGATTCCCACCGGATTGGGCAAAGGTCCGGCGTGGAAGCGGTTGAAGGCTTTGGTTCAAGAAATGCGGGGCATCGCCCCAAATGGGTCCGGGCGATAG
- a CDS encoding DUF4810 domain-containing protein, with product MKSANILAALALMTGLAACAPQQDIFVWGTYDQSLLDFYEDSANGDKLVAELERLAISYEDSAVPELGEVLTRASSEDRDTRRKALVEAVGAFKPMEMGKARLAPGLTAELGYLYMQAGAPEKAIALFKREKRTWPESAYFMDVMIRVAEGPKKDAAGESKVIEAEAARLRAAEQAREKKK from the coding sequence ATGAAATCGGCCAACATCCTTGCCGCCCTGGCGCTGATGACCGGCCTTGCCGCCTGCGCTCCGCAGCAGGACATCTTCGTCTGGGGCACCTACGACCAGTCCCTGCTGGATTTCTACGAGGATTCCGCCAACGGCGACAAGCTGGTCGCCGAGCTCGAGCGTCTGGCCATCTCCTACGAGGATTCCGCCGTTCCCGAACTGGGCGAGGTACTGACCCGCGCCTCGTCGGAGGATCGCGACACCCGCCGCAAGGCCCTGGTGGAAGCGGTGGGCGCCTTCAAGCCCATGGAGATGGGCAAGGCCAGGCTGGCCCCCGGCCTGACCGCCGAGTTGGGCTACCTCTACATGCAGGCCGGTGCGCCGGAAAAGGCCATCGCCCTGTTCAAGCGGGAAAAGCGCACCTGGCCGGAATCCGCCTACTTCATGGATGTGATGATCCGCGTCGCCGAAGGACCGAAAAAGGACGCGGCCGGCGAATCCAAGGTGATCGAGGCCGAGGCCGCCCGCCTGCGGGCCGCCGAACAGGCCAGGGAGAAGAAGAAATGA
- a CDS encoding CsgG/HfaB family protein has product MKLGYCLTAAVMASVLGACASPNYPPEAKDAPVAPAVQRQAQQAAMQPVESTKILKRKIAIGRFSNETRYGRTFVRSESGDPLGKQTSDMLASRLVESGAFLVFERPDLDKLVKEQALTGNSGADIVGVDSLILGSLTEFGRSTVTRGGFLSSSKMQKVDAKVEIRLADPKTGHVFFSASGRGSATSEAGDVMGFGSNADYDGSLNDKAIGAAVSDVMNSLVVKLKERPWRTDILKVEGSRLYISGGARQGLKVGDVLTVMRPGDKVKSGQSGFNISLPSAEIATVKVVAQFGESDTDEGSVAELVSGSLAGQPVTSLYIAERKGS; this is encoded by the coding sequence ATGAAACTGGGTTACTGTTTGACCGCCGCCGTGATGGCGTCGGTGCTGGGGGCTTGCGCATCGCCCAATTACCCGCCTGAAGCCAAGGATGCGCCGGTGGCGCCGGCTGTTCAGCGCCAGGCGCAGCAGGCGGCCATGCAACCGGTGGAAAGCACCAAGATCCTGAAGCGCAAGATCGCCATCGGCCGCTTCAGCAACGAGACCCGCTACGGCCGCACCTTCGTGCGCAGCGAGAGCGGCGATCCCCTGGGCAAGCAGACCTCGGACATGCTGGCGTCGCGGCTGGTGGAATCGGGCGCCTTCCTGGTGTTCGAGCGTCCCGACCTGGACAAGCTGGTCAAGGAACAGGCCCTGACCGGCAATTCGGGGGCCGACATCGTCGGCGTCGATAGCCTGATCCTCGGCTCGCTGACCGAATTCGGCCGCTCCACCGTGACCCGCGGCGGATTCCTCAGTTCGTCCAAGATGCAGAAGGTGGACGCCAAGGTGGAGATCCGGCTGGCCGATCCCAAGACCGGGCACGTGTTCTTCTCCGCCTCCGGGCGCGGCAGCGCGACGTCGGAAGCGGGCGACGTGATGGGCTTCGGATCCAATGCCGATTACGACGGCAGCCTCAACGACAAGGCCATCGGCGCGGCCGTCTCCGACGTGATGAATTCCCTGGTGGTCAAGCTGAAGGAGCGTCCCTGGCGCACCGACATCCTCAAGGTCGAGGGCTCGCGCCTTTATATCAGCGGCGGTGCCCGCCAGGGTCTCAAGGTCGGCGACGTGCTGACCGTCATGCGCCCCGGCGACAAGGTGAAGAGCGGCCAGTCGGGCTTCAACATCTCCCTGCCCTCCGCCGAGATCGCCACCGTCAAGGTCGTCGCCCAGTTCGGTGAAAGCGACACCGACGAGGGTTCGGTGGCCGAGCTGGTGTCGGGGTCCCTGGCCGGCCAGCCGGTCACTTCGCTCTACATCGCCGAACGCAAGGGGAGCTGA
- a CDS encoding Spy/CpxP family protein refolding chaperone, translated as MKSVLAAVLVLIALPAYAADLPSGLSPQQMEGLLAGRGMGLSMPAEMNGKPGPLHVLEHADSLGLSEAQRQTAVGLVAAMKAEAIPLGREVVERESRLDSAFAADGAGAETLVAEIAALQGRLRWVHLRTHLAMAEALTPEQVAQYRHLRHH; from the coding sequence ATGAAGAGCGTTCTTGCCGCCGTCCTTGTCCTGATCGCCCTGCCGGCTTACGCGGCCGACCTCCCCAGCGGGCTGTCGCCGCAGCAGATGGAGGGGCTACTGGCCGGGCGCGGCATGGGCCTGTCCATGCCCGCCGAGATGAACGGCAAGCCGGGACCCCTGCATGTGCTGGAGCATGCCGATTCCCTGGGTCTGAGCGAGGCGCAGCGCCAAACCGCCGTCGGGCTGGTGGCGGCCATGAAGGCCGAGGCCATTCCTCTCGGCCGGGAGGTGGTGGAGCGGGAAAGCCGCCTGGATTCCGCCTTCGCCGCCGACGGGGCAGGGGCCGAAACCCTGGTGGCCGAGATCGCCGCTCTTCAGGGCCGTTTGCGCTGGGTCCATCTGCGGACCCATCTGGCCATGGCCGAGGCACTGACGCCGGAACAGGTGGCGCAGTATCGCCACCTGCGGCATCACTGA
- the hslU gene encoding ATP-dependent protease ATPase subunit HslU, with product MSAAAFSPREIVSELDRFIVGQNDAKRAVAIALRNRWRRQQLSEALREEVLPKNILMIGPTGVGKTEIARRLARLAQAPFLKVEATKFTEVGYVGRDVEQIVRDLVEVAILMTRERLRKQVTAKAEIAAEERLLDALVGETAGADTRQKFRKMLREGALDTKEIEIQVADTGAAGMPAFDIPGMPGSQVGMINLSDMLGKAFGGGRTRPRKLPVKEALDILTKEESDNLLDQDKVVKDAIWSVENHGIVFIDEIDKICARSSEHHVGGDVSREGVQRDLLPLIEGTTVATKHGSVKTDHVLFIASGAFHLAKPSDLLPELQGRLPIRVELKALSRDDLMRILTEPEASLLKQYEALLATEEVNLSFEPGSVEAIADLAAKINSSVENIGARRLQTVMERLLEEISFTAPDQPPGTKVTITAEMVRERVGALAKKADLAKFIL from the coding sequence ATGAGCGCCGCCGCCTTCTCTCCCCGCGAAATCGTTTCGGAACTGGACCGGTTCATCGTCGGCCAGAACGACGCCAAGCGCGCCGTGGCCATCGCCCTTCGGAACCGCTGGCGCCGCCAGCAGCTGTCGGAAGCGCTGCGCGAGGAGGTTCTGCCCAAGAACATCCTGATGATCGGCCCCACCGGGGTGGGCAAGACCGAAATCGCCCGGCGCCTCGCCCGCCTGGCCCAGGCTCCCTTCCTGAAAGTGGAGGCCACCAAGTTCACCGAGGTGGGCTATGTGGGCCGCGACGTGGAGCAGATCGTCCGCGATCTGGTGGAGGTCGCCATCCTCATGACCCGCGAGCGCCTGCGCAAGCAAGTCACCGCCAAGGCCGAGATCGCCGCCGAGGAGCGGCTGCTCGACGCCCTGGTGGGCGAGACCGCCGGGGCCGACACCCGCCAGAAATTCCGCAAGATGCTGCGCGAAGGCGCCCTGGATACCAAGGAGATCGAGATTCAGGTGGCCGATACCGGGGCGGCCGGCATGCCGGCCTTCGACATTCCCGGCATGCCCGGCTCGCAGGTGGGCATGATCAACCTGTCGGACATGCTGGGCAAGGCGTTCGGCGGCGGCCGCACCCGGCCGCGCAAGCTGCCGGTCAAGGAGGCGCTGGACATCCTGACCAAGGAGGAATCCGACAATCTGCTCGACCAGGACAAGGTGGTGAAGGACGCCATCTGGTCGGTGGAGAACCACGGCATCGTCTTCATCGACGAGATCGACAAGATCTGCGCCCGTTCCTCCGAGCACCACGTGGGCGGCGACGTCTCGCGCGAGGGTGTGCAGCGCGACCTGCTGCCCCTGATCGAGGGCACCACGGTGGCCACCAAGCACGGTTCGGTGAAGACCGACCACGTGCTGTTCATCGCGTCCGGCGCCTTCCATCTGGCCAAGCCCTCGGACCTGTTGCCCGAGCTGCAGGGCCGCCTGCCCATCCGGGTCGAGCTGAAGGCGCTGTCCCGCGACGATTTGATGCGCATCCTCACCGAACCCGAGGCCAGCCTGCTGAAGCAGTACGAGGCCCTGCTGGCCACCGAGGAGGTGAACCTGAGCTTCGAGCCCGGCTCGGTCGAGGCCATCGCCGACCTGGCCGCCAAGATCAATTCCAGCGTCGAGAACATCGGGGCGCGCCGCCTGCAGACCGTCATGGAGCGGCTGCTGGAGGAGATCAGCTTCACCGCCCCCGACCAGCCCCCCGGCACCAAGGTGACCATCACCGCCGAGATGGTGCGCGAACGGGTGGGCGCCCTGGCCAAGAAGGCCGATCTGGCCAAGTTCATCCTGTAG
- a CDS encoding FxsA family protein, whose translation MAWAFLVGVLTLPVAEIMVWIRVADAIGGLATVALTVLAILAGSVLLRRGGLGMVLQVRANAARGEPPGPRVFDELCIALAGFLLLLPGFISDAMAVLVMFRPVRVLLLGALLSRIVVANPGAAPQAPHPQAGPTVIDGEYEIIPPESSPSPSPDHKRLEP comes from the coding sequence ATGGCATGGGCTTTCCTGGTCGGCGTGCTGACCTTGCCGGTGGCGGAGATCATGGTGTGGATCCGCGTGGCCGATGCCATCGGCGGGCTGGCCACCGTGGCTCTGACCGTTCTGGCCATCCTGGCGGGCTCGGTCCTGCTGCGCCGGGGCGGGCTGGGCATGGTGCTGCAGGTGCGGGCCAACGCGGCCAGGGGCGAGCCGCCGGGGCCAAGGGTATTCGACGAGCTGTGCATCGCGCTCGCCGGGTTCCTGCTGCTGCTGCCCGGTTTCATTTCCGACGCCATGGCGGTGCTGGTGATGTTCCGGCCGGTCCGGGTGCTGCTGCTCGGCGCCCTGCTGTCGCGCATCGTGGTGGCCAATCCGGGTGCCGCCCCCCAGGCCCCCCACCCCCAGGCCGGCCCCACCGTCATCGACGGCGAATACGAGATCATTCCTCCCGAATCCTCCCCGTCACCCTCGCCGGATCACAAGCGGCTTGAGCCTTAA
- the hslV gene encoding ATP-dependent protease subunit HslV: protein MSDTSLPSWHGTTILCVRKSGRVVIAGDGQVSLGATVIKGNARKVRKVGGDSILVGFAGATADAFTLLERLEAKLEKHPGQLTRACVELAKDWRTDRYLRRLEAMMAVADKDVSLVLTGQGDVLEPEDGIIGIGSGGNYALAAARALIDVDGLDAETIARKAMAIAAGICVYTNGNMIVESL from the coding sequence ATGTCCGACACCTCCCTTCCTTCCTGGCACGGCACCACCATTTTGTGCGTGCGCAAATCGGGCCGTGTGGTCATCGCCGGCGACGGGCAGGTGAGTCTCGGCGCCACGGTGATCAAGGGCAACGCCCGCAAGGTGCGCAAGGTGGGCGGCGACTCCATCCTGGTGGGCTTCGCCGGCGCCACCGCCGACGCCTTCACCCTGCTGGAGCGCCTCGAGGCCAAGCTGGAGAAGCATCCCGGCCAGCTGACCCGGGCCTGCGTCGAACTGGCCAAGGACTGGCGCACCGACCGCTACCTGCGCCGCCTGGAAGCCATGATGGCGGTGGCCGACAAGGACGTCTCGCTGGTGCTGACCGGCCAGGGCGACGTGCTGGAGCCCGAGGACGGCATCATCGGCATCGGTTCGGGCGGCAATTACGCCCTGGCCGCCGCCCGCGCCCTGATCGACGTGGACGGATTGGACGCCGAGACCATCGCCCGCAAGGCTATGGCCATCGCGGCGGGCATCTGCGTCTACACCAACGGCAACATGATCGTGGAAAGCCTTTAG
- a CDS encoding GNA1162 family protein has translation MIRRILVALALMAGLSACAVPQAKNYEAFAAADPYSILVVPPVNKSIDAMAGEYLSTTIARPLANRGYYVFPVNLVRRVLEDDGLPDPDMVHDADPTHVGQLFGADTVLYITIEKWTAKYIVLNTSVEVDISYKLKETATGTTIWEHRQIAQYQTNQGGGGGVAGLIVQAVAAAIAKAKPDYIGLARQANRAAFSAPEQGLPAGPHFVQRATERDMAKP, from the coding sequence ATGATTCGCCGTATCCTGGTCGCGCTTGCCCTGATGGCCGGGCTGTCCGCCTGCGCCGTCCCCCAGGCCAAGAACTACGAGGCCTTCGCCGCCGCCGACCCCTATTCCATCCTGGTGGTGCCACCGGTCAACAAAAGCATCGACGCCATGGCGGGGGAATATCTGTCCACCACCATCGCCCGGCCATTGGCCAACCGCGGTTATTACGTCTTTCCGGTCAATCTGGTGCGCCGGGTGCTGGAAGACGACGGCCTGCCCGACCCCGACATGGTCCACGACGCCGACCCCACCCATGTGGGCCAGCTGTTCGGCGCCGATACCGTGCTCTACATCACCATCGAGAAATGGACGGCGAAATACATCGTCCTGAACACCTCGGTGGAAGTGGACATTTCCTACAAGCTCAAGGAAACCGCCACGGGGACCACCATCTGGGAACACCGTCAGATCGCCCAGTACCAGACCAACCAGGGCGGCGGCGGCGGTGTCGCCGGCCTCATCGTCCAGGCGGTGGCCGCCGCCATCGCCAAGGCCAAGCCCGATTACATCGGACTGGCCCGCCAGGCCAATCGGGCGGCCTTTTCCGCGCCCGAGCAGGGACTGCCCGCCGGTCCCCACTTCGTCCAGCGGGCCACCGAGAGGGATATGGCCAAACCCTGA
- the mltA gene encoding murein transglycosylase A: MRTRAAALLLAASLAGCATPEPAPRPPLPGPDRMVLQPISYDRLPGWSEDDTAQALPALLKSCNRITKLPVDRSIGFEGLGGTAADWYSPCAAAQRVAAGDHTGARLMFETWFTPWQVTNEGRTEGLFTGYFEPEIRGSRQRKGPYTQPIHGKPNDLVVTKAGPEEPVIGRMENGKLVPYHTRAEIERGALAGKAPVLAWTDDPVDLAIMHIQGSGRVRLDDGTVIRLGVAGSNGHKFVGIGKVLKDEGKLGTDTSMPAIRAWLKANPQEGRTLLSRNPRYIFYSPNPATDGPLGTEGVALTPERSLAVDPRFVPLGAPVWVDSLDPAGRPLRRLMMAQDTGAAIKGPVRGDVFWGAGETAFQIAGKMKSPGRLVVFLPRARSPRLAQVDER; this comes from the coding sequence ATGAGGACGAGGGCAGCCGCCCTGCTGCTGGCCGCGTCCCTGGCCGGCTGCGCCACGCCGGAGCCGGCTCCCAGGCCGCCGCTGCCCGGCCCCGATCGCATGGTGCTGCAGCCCATCTCCTATGACCGCTTGCCCGGCTGGTCCGAGGACGACACCGCCCAGGCGCTGCCCGCGCTTTTGAAATCGTGCAATCGCATCACCAAGCTGCCGGTGGACAGGTCCATCGGCTTCGAGGGCCTGGGCGGCACGGCCGCCGACTGGTATTCGCCTTGCGCCGCCGCCCAGCGGGTGGCCGCCGGCGACCACACCGGCGCGCGCCTCATGTTCGAGACCTGGTTCACCCCCTGGCAGGTCACCAACGAGGGCCGGACCGAGGGGCTGTTCACCGGCTATTTCGAGCCGGAGATCAGGGGATCGCGTCAGCGCAAGGGCCCCTATACCCAGCCCATTCACGGCAAGCCCAACGATCTGGTGGTCACCAAGGCCGGGCCGGAAGAGCCGGTGATCGGCCGGATGGAGAACGGCAAGCTGGTGCCCTACCACACCCGCGCCGAGATCGAGCGGGGCGCCCTGGCCGGCAAGGCCCCGGTGCTGGCCTGGACCGACGATCCGGTGGATCTGGCGATCATGCATATCCAGGGTTCGGGCCGGGTGCGCCTGGACGACGGCACGGTGATCCGGCTCGGCGTGGCGGGCAGCAACGGCCACAAATTCGTCGGTATCGGCAAGGTGCTGAAGGACGAGGGCAAGCTTGGCACCGACACCTCCATGCCGGCCATCCGCGCCTGGCTCAAGGCCAACCCTCAGGAAGGCCGCACCCTGCTGAGCCGCAATCCCCGCTATATCTTCTACAGCCCCAATCCCGCCACCGACGGACCCCTGGGCACCGAGGGCGTGGCGCTGACGCCCGAGCGTTCGCTGGCCGTGGACCCCCGCTTCGTGCCGCTGGGCGCGCCGGTCTGGGTGGACAGCCTTGATCCGGCGGGGCGGCCGTTGCGGCGCCTGATGATGGCCCAGGATACCGGCGCCGCCATCAAGGGCCCGGTGCGCGGCGACGTCTTCTGGGGGGCGGGCGAGACCGCCTTCCAGATCGCCGGCAAGATGAAGAGTCCCGGCCGTCTGGTGGTGTTCCTGCCCCGGGCCCGTTCCCCCCGGCTGGCGCAGGTGGACGAGAGGTAG
- a CDS encoding Crp/Fnr family transcriptional regulator, which produces MDDWGKVLDGIGGSTRRLKAGEALFRRGDEARAVFHVEQGRLRLARFGADGSAATLHVARAGSLFAEAALFASHYHCDAVAETESRVRAFPKAALLLYLRAHPDLNLAFSAYLAREVQRLRGRQEVMRLPGARDRVVAWLTQLGAAEEAITLDRPISVAAQEIGLTHEALYRTLAALVAEGKLERPDKRVFRLR; this is translated from the coding sequence ATGGACGATTGGGGCAAGGTCCTGGACGGTATCGGCGGATCGACCCGCCGCCTGAAGGCGGGCGAGGCGCTGTTCCGGCGCGGCGACGAGGCCCGCGCCGTGTTTCACGTGGAGCAGGGCCGCCTGCGTCTGGCGCGCTTCGGCGCCGACGGCTCGGCGGCAACCCTGCACGTGGCCCGCGCCGGCTCGCTGTTCGCCGAGGCCGCCCTGTTCGCCTCCCATTACCATTGCGACGCCGTGGCCGAGACCGAATCCAGGGTGCGGGCATTCCCCAAGGCGGCGCTGCTGCTTTACCTGCGCGCCCATCCCGACCTCAACCTGGCCTTTTCCGCCTATCTCGCCCGCGAGGTGCAACGGCTGCGCGGCCGTCAGGAGGTGATGCGCCTGCCGGGAGCGCGCGACCGGGTGGTGGCCTGGCTGACCCAGCTGGGCGCCGCCGAGGAGGCGATCACCCTCGACCGCCCCATTTCCGTCGCCGCCCAGGAAATCGGCCTGACCCACGAGGCGCTTTACCGCACCCTGGCCGCCCTGGTGGCCGAGGGAAAGCTGGAGCGTCCAGACAAGCGGGTGTTCCGGCTGAGATGA
- a CDS encoding helix-turn-helix domain-containing protein, which yields MTPFGSKVRSLRDAKGIQLRQMAADLHISAAYLSALEHGHRGRPAPGLVMQICGYLGCIWDEAEELKALADLSHPKVTLDTSGLSPAHTELANRLGQTIRDMPQEVVARLLKVLGE from the coding sequence ATGACCCCGTTCGGCAGTAAGGTCCGGTCGCTGCGCGACGCCAAGGGCATCCAGCTGCGCCAGATGGCCGCCGACCTGCACATCTCGGCCGCCTATCTCTCGGCGCTGGAGCACGGCCATCGCGGCCGTCCGGCCCCCGGCCTGGTGATGCAGATCTGCGGTTATCTCGGCTGTATCTGGGACGAGGCCGAGGAGCTGAAGGCCCTGGCGGATCTCTCCCATCCCAAGGTGACCCTGGACACCTCGGGCCTGTCGCCCGCCCATACCGAGCTGGCCAACCGTCTGGGCCAGACCATCCGCGACATGCCGCAAGAGGTGGTGGCGCGGCTGCTGAAGGTGCTGGGGGAGTAA
- the dnaQ gene encoding DNA polymerase III subunit epsilon, producing MREIVLDTETTGFDPLSGHRLVEIGCVELFNHLPTGNVFHRYCNPERDMPEEAFKVHGLSAEFLADKPLFAEIVADFLEFIGDAPLVIHNAEFDMRFLNAELARLGFPPLPMSRSIDTVLMARKKFPGAQANLDALCRRFEIDNTHRTKHGALLDSELLAEVYLQLIGGRQPGLELGGGKGNGGSNAATAASAVQVKREFRSPRPHAPTEEENAAHTAFVAKLKNAVWLRE from the coding sequence ATGCGCGAGATCGTGCTCGATACGGAAACCACCGGCTTCGACCCGCTGTCGGGTCACCGGCTGGTGGAAATCGGCTGCGTCGAGCTGTTCAACCACCTGCCCACCGGCAACGTCTTCCACCGTTATTGCAACCCTGAGCGCGACATGCCGGAGGAGGCGTTCAAGGTCCACGGCCTGTCGGCCGAGTTCCTGGCGGACAAGCCGCTGTTCGCCGAGATCGTTGCCGACTTCCTGGAATTCATCGGCGACGCGCCGCTGGTGATCCACAACGCCGAATTCGACATGCGGTTCCTCAACGCCGAGCTGGCGCGGCTGGGCTTTCCGCCCCTGCCTATGAGCCGCTCCATCGACACGGTGCTCATGGCGCGCAAGAAGTTTCCCGGCGCCCAGGCCAACCTGGACGCCCTGTGCCGCCGCTTCGAGATCGACAACACCCACCGCACCAAGCACGGCGCCCTGCTGGATTCGGAATTGCTGGCCGAGGTCTATCTGCAGCTGATCGGCGGCCGTCAGCCGGGTCTGGAGCTGGGGGGTGGCAAGGGCAATGGCGGCAGCAATGCCGCCACCGCCGCTTCGGCGGTTCAGGTCAAGCGGGAGTTCCGCAGCCCCCGGCCCCACGCCCCGACCGAGGAGGAAAACGCGGCGCACACGGCGTTCGTGGCCAAGCTCAAGAACGCCGTGTGGCTCAGGGAATAA
- a CDS encoding Smr/MutS family protein — protein MSPKRLVEPRQPRRRVVSADEIRVWKAVVADAQPLPGRSPPAEPPPGTETGPEPVASPPPPPGTPPARPSAHPPAPPRHGHGELRHGNSPGLDRRSAERLKKGEMEIEADIDLHGLTQDMAHAQLLAFIQRCWVQQRRCVLVVTGKGSQGHGILRAQVPRWLNQTPLRERILGFSYAQPRHGGDGALYVLIRRQRL, from the coding sequence ATGAGCCCGAAACGTCTGGTCGAGCCGCGCCAGCCCCGCCGCCGGGTGGTCAGCGCCGACGAGATCCGGGTGTGGAAGGCGGTGGTGGCCGACGCCCAGCCGTTGCCCGGCCGCTCTCCTCCCGCCGAGCCGCCGCCTGGTACCGAGACCGGACCCGAGCCGGTGGCCTCGCCGCCGCCGCCGCCCGGCACGCCGCCGGCCCGGCCTTCCGCCCATCCCCCCGCGCCGCCGCGTCACGGACATGGCGAGCTGCGCCACGGCAATTCCCCCGGCCTGGACCGTCGCTCGGCCGAGCGACTGAAGAAGGGCGAGATGGAGATCGAGGCCGACATCGACCTGCACGGCCTGACCCAGGATATGGCCCACGCCCAGCTGCTGGCCTTCATCCAGCGTTGCTGGGTTCAGCAGCGGCGCTGCGTCCTGGTGGTGACCGGCAAGGGATCCCAGGGCCACGGCATCCTGCGCGCCCAGGTGCCGCGCTGGCTGAACCAGACTCCCTTGCGCGAACGCATTCTGGGCTTTTCCTATGCCCAGCCCCGTCACGGCGGCGACGGGGCGCTTTACGTCCTGATCCGGCGGCAGCGGTTATGA